The window ATCCGCACTACAACTCCAAGCATGAATCCAGCCATCAACTACCAGCCGGTACGGCGCCGTTCCCCCCCGGGACCTGGGGGGTGTGCTGGGCTTTGGCCACACAGGGGGGTGGGAAGCACTGCgtgagcagaggctgcagcagaacGCTGCTCAAATGGAGGAGCCgtaggatggcctgggttgcaaaggaccgCAATGACCgtcagctccaacccctgctgtgtgcagggtcgccaaccagcagcccaggctgcccagagaacccATAGAGTGCCATAAGGACCCGTAGGGTGCCATAAGGACCTGTGGGGTGCCATTAGGACCCATAGAGTGCCATTAGGACCCAAAGAATCATTGActcataggatggcctgggttgcaaaggaccacaatgaccatcagctccaacccctgctgtgtgcagggtcaccaaccagcagcccaggctgcacagagaaccCATAGGGCGCCATTAGGACCCATAGGGCGCCATTAGGACCCATAGGGCGCCATTAGGACCCATAGAATCATTGACCCATAATgtggcctgggttgcaaaggaccacaatgaccatcagctccaacctcctgctatgtgcagggtcgccaaccagcagcccaggctgcccagagaacccatagggtgccataaggaCCCGTAGGGTGCCATTAGGGCCCACAGGGTGCCACAAGGACCTGTAGGGTGCCACAAGGACCCATAGAATCATTGActcataggatggcctgggttgcaaaggagcacaatgaCCATCAGCTTcaacctcctgctatgtgcagggtcgccaaccagcagcccaggctgcacagagaaccCATAGGGGGCACCATTAggacccatagggtgccattaggacccatagaatcattgactcataggatggcctgggttgcaaaggaccacaatgctcatcagctccaaccccctgctgtgtgcagggtcgccaaccagcagcccaggctgcccagagccacatccagcctggcctggaatgcctgcagggatggggcatccacccctccttgggcaacctgttcagtgcgtcaccaccctgtgGGGGACAAaattcctcctcatatccaacctaaacctcccctgtctcattttaaaccatccccccttgtcctactgCTATCAACCCATGCCAGCAGCcgttcccctcctgtttatacgctccctccAAGTACTGcaaggccaccatgaggtctccccagagccgtctctcctccaggctaaacaagcccagttccctccagccttcctcacaggagagctgctccagccctccgacCCCCTCAGTGGCCCTCCGACCCCCTCAGTGGCCCTCCGAccccctccaacagctccccatccttcctgtgctgggacccccagccccggatgcagcactgcagatggggcctcccaGGAGCcgagcagaggggcacaatcacctccctctccctgctgaccccCCCTGCTTTattgcagctcagcacagcgttggccttccgggctgtgagcgcgcactgctggctcctgtccGGCTTCTCCCCCACCCGGACCCCCAGCAGAGGAGTGAATTGGAGCACGTGGAGCTCCTGCATAGGAGGGGTGGCCGTGGGCTGGCAGCagccgggaggggggggggacgggacaGAAGGGGGGCTGCCAGCACATCCCCACAGCACCCATGGGGTCCCCGCACCCGTCCCGATGTGCCGGAGCTCCTTAAAGGGCAGGGATCCACTCCATGCCCCAGCACGGCTCCACGGGcacagggggggggggggtccatcCTGCGAGCCGAGCCCCGCGTTAACCCCGCTCTGCTCTTCCCCTCCAGCAATCAAGTTCTTCTGTTCCTTGCCAGCGTACGTCGTCTTCAGCCATCTACATGAACCTTGCCtctcacatccagcctggcaccGTCAACCGGGTTTCCTCCCCGCTCCCCAGCCCCAGCGCGCTGAGCGACGCCGCCAACTCGCAGGCAGCCGCCAAGCTGGCCCTGCGCAAACAGCTGGAGAAAACCCTGCTGGAGATCCCACCCCCCAAACCGCCCGCGCCGCTGCTGCACTTCCTGCCCAGCGCAGCCAACAGCGAGTTCATCTACatggtggggctggaggaggtggtGCAGAGCGTCATCGACAGCCAAGGTGAGCCTGGGGGGCTTCCCTCTGCCGGCGCCCCCCTCCTCCGCGTCCCCTTCCTGTCGCACACCCGCAGCCTGGCTGGCTGTGagccgctccccccccccccgtgcagCTCCCCGCCCTGCGGTGCTGCATGcgtgcagccccagctgtgccctgcagctctgcagccggTGCAACCCGCCCGGCAGGAGGATCTGCTGAGCCCAAATGCTGGGGAGCCCGCATGCAAAACCCTCCGAGCCCCGCGGCTGTGCTGCCGGGCTCTGcgcctccctgctgcccccacccccccccaaccccccccacgGCTGCTTTGGGAGCACCTCGCCCCAATTTGGGGCTGTGCCGCCCGTTGCCGTGGCAACTGGCCGAGTCGCAGAGCGGATGGGGTGACGTGAATCCCACGGGGCGTTTTTggggcagcagaaaggagaggggGGAGCCATGGGGTGGCGGGGGGGCCGCAGGAGGCGGCGGTGTGGGCTCGGTGCCCCCTCTGTGCCCCGGCGCCGTGAGCACCGTCGGCTCCTCGGCgcgctgtggggctgcgggtgggagcagtggggcCGCCCCTCACCCCACGTCTGCCCGCAGGGAAGAGCTGCGCGTCCTTCCTGCGCGTGGAGCCCTTCGTCTGCGCTCAGTGCCGCACCGACTTCACCCCGCATTGGAAGCAGGAGAAGAACGGGAAGATCCTCTGCGAGCAGTGCATGACGTCCAACCAGAAGAAGGCGCTGAAGGCCGAGCACACCAACAGGCTGAAGAACGCCTTCGTCAAAGCtttgcagcaggagcaggcgAGTGCACGGCGAGCAAAGCCGCCGCCCCGCAGCTCCGCTctgcccccacacccccccaggGGTTGGTTGGGGTCCTTCGTTGtccaggagctgtgggtgcccctcCACGGGGTCGCCCCTCCACGGGGTCGTCCCTCCATGCAGCTGCCCCTCCATGCGGTCGCCCCTCCCCTCCGTGCGGTCGCCCCTCCGTTCAGTTGCCCCTCCATGCAGTTGCCCCCCCCTGGGGCCGCCCACCTTTTGCTCCTGGCCCCAAAAAGCCGTCCCCATGACGGAGCAGCtctgcgccccccccccccccttcccacgTGTTCCTGCTGGCCTCGTGCCCGTCCCACTGACAGCAGTGGGGGGCTGAGGGCTGAGTCaggacagctgctgctcccccccccccccccccacggctTCCTGGGATGTGGGGGGAGCGCTGAAGCGCTTTCTGCCTGCTCAcgtggatgggggggggggggggggctgcaaaTCCCTGCAGCAAAGCGGCATGGCTGAACCTGCTGGGAGGCCCCggggggaaacaaacaaaccccaatTGTCGTCGGTGAGCGATGCAAAGTGGAACCCAGAGAGCTGAGCACGAAGGGAGTGGGGCTGCCGGTGGTTGgatgtgctcagctctgccGCGGGAGCCGTCCTGGGGCTGAAGGTTCCAACGCAGCCGTGGGTGTGAGAGCAGCCCAGGGGGTGGGGTGGCTGCGCTGCCTTCCCTtctgttggggggggggtggtggggggctGAGCTTCAGCCCCGCTGCTCCATCCCTGAGGGTGTTTGTGCTGCGTTCTTGCAGGAGATCGAGCAGAGgttgcagcagcaggcagccctgtCCCCCACCGCGGCTCCGGCCGTCTCCAGCGTCGGCAAACAGGAGAACATCATGAGGCACCACACGCTCCGGCAGGTGAGCGGCAGCGGGGCTCCAACCTGGGGGTGTCCTCTGGGGGGTCGTGGGGGTCCGACCCCCTGCAGCAGTGCCCCGCAGCAGGTTGAGGGTTGGAGACCCCCCCACCCGCCCCACGGGGCTCCGTGCGGCTCTGCCGCCCACCCGGCGtggaagttcttcctcatgctCAGATGTTGGTCAGCATTCAGTCAGCTGTTGGTCAGTGTTTGGTCAGCCATTGGTCAGCTGTTGGTCAACATTTGGTCAGCCATTGGTAAATGTTTGGTCGACTGTTGGTCAACATTTGGTCAGCCATCGGTCAGCTGTTGGTTGACTTTGGGTTGTCTGTTGGTCAACCGCTGGTCAGCGTTTGGTCAACTGCTGGTTGGCgtttggtcaaccattggtccACTGTTGGTCAGTCATTGGTAAATGTTTGGTCAGCCATTGGTCAGCTGTTGGTTGAATGCTGGTTGACCATTGGTCAGCCGTTGGTCAgctgttggtcaaccattgaTCAGCTGTTGGTCAACGGTTGGTCAGCGtttggtcaactgttggtctGCTGTTGGTCAACCACTGGTTGACTGTTGGTCAACATTTGGTCCgctgttggtcaaccattggctttcttggccaggagggcacactgctggctcgtggcCGGCTGTAGGTCAGCCTTTGGTCAACCACTGATGAACTTTTAGTCAACATTTGGTTGACGGTTGgccaaccattggtcaaccgttggccttcctggccatgCAGGTGCACTTCTGGCTCCTGGCTGGCTGTTGGTCAGCTGTTGGTCAATGtttggtcaactgttggtcaaccattggccttcctggccaggagggcacactgctggcttgtggcTGGCCATTGGTCAGCTGttggtcaaccactggtcaactgttggtcaatGTTTGGTCAGTGGTTGGTCAACCGTTGACCTTAGTGGGCAGGAGGGCACAATGCTGACTTGTGGCTGGCCGTTGGTCACTGTTTGGTCAGTGTTTGGTTGACAGTTGGTCAATGtttggtcaactgttggtcaaccattggccttcctgacCAGGAGGGCACACAGCTTCCTCGTGGCTGGCTGTTGGccaactgttggtcaaccactggtcaactgttggtcaatGGGTGGTCAACCGTTGACCTTAGTGGGCAGGAGGGCACAATGCTGACTTGTGGCTGGCcgttggtcaaccattggtcacTGTTTGGTCAGTGTTTGGTTGACAGTTGGTCAATGtttggtcaactgttggtcaaccattggccttcctggccaggagggcacactgctggcttgtggcTGACCGTTGTTCAGCTGttggtcaaccactggtcaactgttggtcaatGGTTGGTCAATGGTTGGTCAACCGTTGACCTCAGTGGGCAGGAGGGCACAATGCTGACTTGTGGCTGACCGTTGGTCAGCCGTTGGCCAGTGGCTGATCAGTCTTTGCTCAACGTTTGGTCGATGGTTGGTAAATGTTTGGTCAACCGTTGAGCCATCTTTGGTCAATGTTTGGTCAACTCCTGGTCAACGTTTGGTCAACTCCTGGTCAACATTTgctcaaccattggtcaacGTTTGCTCAACCATTGACCTTGCTGGCCGTGCgggcgcactgctggctcactgcTCAGTCCACCGGCGGTCGGTGGGACCTCACACagaccccccccgccctccACCCGGCAcggtggggcagagctgcccccctcacccccccgcTCTCTCCCCACAGGCTCCGCAGCCCCAGAGCTCTCTGCAGCGCGGCATCCCCACCTCAGCCCGCTCCATGCTCTCCAACTTCGCGCAGGCGCCGCAGCTCTCGGTGGCGGGGGGGCTGCTCGGCATGCCAGGTAAGACCCGCTGCGTCGGGGTGGGGGTGGGTCCCGGGGGTTGGGGTCTCTATGAGCCCACGCTTCCCCACCTCTCTTGTCTCCCCCGCAGGCGTTAACATCGCGTATCTGAACGCCGGCATCGGGGGGCACAAAGCGTCCAGCCTGGCGGACCGGCAGCGCGAGTACCTCCTGGACATGATCCCCCCCCGCTCCATATCGCAGTCCATCAGCGGACAGAAATAGCGCCTGctgcgcccccccccctccctttcccccccccctttccccccccaacCACACAGGGGTGGATAAAAGACAAacccatcccccccccatcccccccccggCTCCGTAGCGCTGCGCGGGTCGCTCCCTTTTTGAGCCCCCCCGGCGCTCTCTGTGCTATCATCGCTTTCGGTTGAagctctgtttggttttttttaatgacaaagcatagaatttttaattgcattctgaccccccccccccccccgacccccctccccctttgCTCGATGGATGCTTCCACTTTCGGTTTtctttttatgcctttttttcccccccctcccccccccttttccagTGGGGGGGAAACCAccgcccccccccaaaacaaaacccacattgcccaatttgggggggggggggtctgggaTGCGCTCCCTTTGCACTTAACTCACACTACGGAGCCCCCCCCTCcgcggtgccccccccccccccaccccggtgCAGCGGTGCCTGGAAGGGGCTCTGAGAGTTTGGGGGGGTTTTGTTATTGttacccccccctcccctttttcccctccccccccccccccctcctccccaacGTCAGAACTTCTCGTGTGCAATTCTCAATGcgttgtggggctgtggggcccccccgaaccccccccccctctgtcCCATAAGCACTTAAACccaagggggggtgggggggttgtTTGGGAACGGCGCAGCGTCGTGGCGGATCTCTCGATATACATATATCTATTTTTGGTGTTTTGGTCGGTTTTGCTCCCATTGAGatgattcccccccccccccccccacagccccccccccgaCAGCCCTCGGGCCGTTGGGCTTTGGCCCAAATTCCTCCTTTTTTGCCCCAATCCCTCATTGGTACCCAAACCTCACCGTCTGTTCCcccatttcctccttttcctgaACCCACTTTTCCCAAATTCCTCCTTTTTCGCCCCAAATCTCTccatttttgcccccaaatccctcatTTCCCCCCAATTCCTCCATTCCTTCCCCAAATCTCTTTGTTTTTGCCCTGAAATCCCTCCTTTTTTGCCCCaaatctctccttttccccaaaCCTCTGTCCCAAATCTCCTTTTATTGCCCCaaatccttcctttcttcccccaaaTCTCtccatttttaccccaaaccCCTCCTTATCCCCAAACCTCTGTCAccaaatctctctcttttttgccccaaatcctttttttgccccaaaatcccTCCTTTTACCCAAATTCCTCCTTTTCTTAACACAAACCtgtccttcccccccccccaaatctctcacttttccccccaaaatctttcttttgccccaaatttctctttttttgccccaaatttctctttttttgccccaaatctctccttttttgccccaaatctctccttttttgccccaaatctttcttttttgcccCCAATTCCTCCTTTTATTGCCCCaaatccttcctttcttcccccaaaTCTCtccatttttaccccaaaccCCTCCTTATCCCCAAACCTCTTTCCCCAAACCTCTCCCTTTTTGCCCCAAATCTCTCCTAtttccccccaaacccctcctTTCCCAAATTCCTTTCCCCCAAATCTctcattttccccccaaatctcTTTATTTGTGCCCCCAAACCTCTCCTTCTCCCCAAACCTTCCCCCAAACCcctccatttccccccccaaacccctccatttctcccccaaacccctccatttcccccccaaacccctttTTATCCCCAAACCcctccatttcccccccaaaacccctccatttccccccaaacccctccatttcccccccaaacccctttTTATCCCCAaaccctttccccccccccctccctttacCCAaatcctccccccctccccctttacccccccccatatccctcccttccctctcccatccctcagctccagagcagcgcagccgccccccccctcccccccctcccgtGAGAACCCATCaatccccccctcctccctcccccccccccaaaaaaagcccattttcagacaaaaagagcagagaaacGAAGTGCAATAGCGGAGCTCCTCCGCGCGGCGCTGCGCCCCATTGGTGCTACGGGGACCCCCCCGGCGGGCGCTGCCCGGCGCCGGCTCCgacccttccccccccccccacaccccccccaaTTCCTCCTCAaccccctccccttctcctcccccaccccccatttaAAAGCGAATCGCCTTTTTTTcgttaattattattaattttcctccttttttttttttttttgttcgttttgtttggtttttttttcctttcgtTCCCGCTGTAGTTTAGGGCCGCTTGTGAAACGCTTTCGGGGTTTTCTTTCGGTTtggtccccccccccaaccaacccctcacccccccccccccccgaccccccccctcccagctcctaaTTAGCGTGAGGTGTTGCTGCAGGTGTCGTTCATGAGGGCTCCGCTCTGTAAATAGGCCGTTCAGTCGACgcgttaagaaaaaaaaaacaaaagtggaaaaaaaaaaaaccgcaaaaaaaaaaaaaaaaagggaaaaaaaaaaaaaaaaggaaaaaagacgaaaggaaataattaaaaaaaaaagaacgtcgcgtagaaaaaaaaaacggagaAAGGACGAAAaaaagggtggaaaaaaaacGAGAaaacgcaaaaaaaaaaaaaaaaagaaatactccgaaaaagaaagaaaaggggcgGAGCCGACGCGGAGCCccccggggtgggggggggggatggagggggggggtctGAGGGGGGGTCGCCGTGTGACGGGGCCGTGAGCCGTGCGGGCGGGGACCGGCTGggggttcccccccccctccccgatTCTGTGCCTTCACACACGCggaccccccccctcctcccccctccccttcccctcccccccctcccccctttaccccctcccctcctctcccccccccccccccccatccccccaaatATGGCCCCACAGCGCGGGGGGAGGgccgggaggggggggcggggaggggggggggggaggggaggggccGAGTATTATAACTGTAACTGTATTTGCACTGTTTTTCTTATTGCATTGGCATATATACAATATCCATCTATACCCGCCCTGTGCGCCTCCTGCATCGCCACCCACACAATGAGCCCCCCCAgggggtggggcggggggccCCAATGGCTGCTGGGTCcgctctgtgcccccccccccaatggcTGCTGGGTCcgctctgtgccccccccacccccccatggGTTCTGGGATCCACTCTGTGcccctcttctcccccccccaaTGGCTGCTGGGATccactccctccccccccccccaatgggTACCAGAATCCAttgccccccccaaccccaaatctGTGCCCCCCCCAATGGCTGCTGGGATCCActctgtgcccccccaccccccaaaggGTACCAGGAtccattgccccccccccccactcaaATCTATGCCCCCCCCCAGTAGGTGCTGGGATTcactctgtgccccccccagaTCTATGCCCCCCCCCAGTGGCTGCTGGATCCACTCTGtgcccctcttcccccccccccccccccccccccaatggcTGTTGGATccactccctccccccccagtgGGTACCAGAATCCAttgccccccccagccccaaatcTATGCTCCCCCCCCCAGTAGGTTCTGGGATTCACTCCGTGCCCCCCCAAATCTGTGCCCCCCCCAATGGCTGCTGGATCCActccctgctccccccccccccaaatctaTGCTCCCCCCCCTCCAGTAGGTGCTGGGATTCActctttgcccccccccccaaatctgtaccccaccccccccaatGGCTGCTGGATCCACTCTGTGCccctattcccccccccccccaatggcTGCTGGGATCCactccctccccctcccaaTGGGTACCAGGAtccattgcccccccccccagtaggTGCTGGGATTCACTCTGTGCCCCCCCTCAAATCtgtgccccccctcccccccctccccccacaatGGCTGCTGGGATCcactccctgcccccccccccccccccccaaagggtACCAGGAtccattgcccccccccccaaatctccccAAATCTATGCCCCCTCAATAGGTGCTGGGATCCACTGTGCCCCCCCCAATGGGTGCTGGGATCTGCCCtttactccccccccccccccaaagctgTTACCCCCCCAATGGGTGCTGGGATCAGCattctgcccccccccccccccccccccccccagtgctgaTGGGGCCCAAATTCAGCCCAACCCCCCACGTGGGGATtttatggggtgttatggggtgtTTGTTATGGGGTTGTGTCCCCCCCCACAGGGAGGGGATAGATTGGATGGAATtaggggggggggcgggggggggtttGCTACAAAACCGTCTTTATTTAGCAAAAAAGAGTGAGGTACAAAAAGCCCCCAGGAGGGGAAGGCACTGCGGGGGGGGCAGAGGTGGGGCTGGGGCGGatatgggggcagtggggcggatatggggacatgaagatggatatggggacatgaaGATGGACATGGGGGGGGCAGAGCTCCTAATGGGGCTGGGACGGATGTGGGGACATCggggtggatatggggacattggggtggatttggggtcattggggtggATATGGGATATGGATATGGGCATCGGGATGGATGTGGGACATCaggatggatatggggacattgggatggaTATAGGAACATTAGGATGGgtgtggggacattgggatagATATGGGGACATTGGAATGTATATAAGGACATTgggatggatatggggacattggggcggctgtgggatgtgagaggtcggggtggatatggggacattgggacgGATATAGTGACattggggtggatttggggtcattggggtggaaatggggaCATCGGGGTGGATGAGGGACATCGGAATGTATATAGGGACATTGGGGTGGATGTGGGACATCAGGATGGGTATGGGGACATCGGAATGTATATAGGGACattgggatggagatggggacattgggatggaTATGGGACatgtggggacattgggatggatgtggggacattgggatggatgtggggacatggggatggatatggggacatggggatggatatggggacattggaATGTATATAGGGCCATCGGGATGGCTATGGGGCCATCGGGGcggctgtgggatgtgggagGTCGGGGTGGCCGTGGGGCCATCGGGATGGCCGTGGATTCCCCGGGACGGCCGCGGGGACCGCAGCCGGACGGCCGgacggacagatggacagatggacagcCGGACGGACAGATGGACAGCCGgacggacagatggacagatggacagccggacggacagatggacagatggacggCCGgacggacagatggacagatggacagcCGGACGGACAGCCGGACGGCCGGACGGCCGCGGGGCGGCCCTACAGGCGGATGCGCCCCGTGACGATGCCGTCCCACTGCGCCGCCCCCATGGGCTCATAGGCGGCCGCCGCGgtgttcagcagcagcagcggagCGGACAGCCGGGAGGGATCGCAGCCCTCCTGGGCGAGCAGCGCCTTCCGCTGCTTGAAGGTGGCCGTCACCTCCAGGCGCTCCTACGGCACAGCGCGGCGGCGGCGTCGGCCACGGACACAGCGCGGCCGCCCCGTACCGCTATGGGGCCACCCACGGACCCCACACTGAGACCGCCCCACGGACCCCACCGGGGGGTCACCCCGGGACCCCACACCGGcaccaccccacaccccatggGCTCACCCCGTTCCCTCTCACACTGAGGTcaccccatgaccccacaccGGggccaccccacaccccatggGCTCACCCCGCAATCCCCCAcactgaggtcaccccacaccccatagaggTCACCCCTTCCCTCTCAcactgaggtcaccccacaccccatggGCTCACCCCACAATCCCCCAcactgaggtcaccccacaccccatagggGTCACCCCTTCCCTCTCACACTGCGGtccccccacgaccccccacTGGTaccgccccccaccccatggggTCACCCCGTTCCCTCTCACATAATGGTCCCACCACGACCCCACACTGAGGTCACCCTATGTCCCCCCACAATGGGGTCCCCCCATAGACTCCACACTGGAACCACCACATGACCCCATTGTGGGGGGcaccccatgaccccacaccCCATGGGGTCACCCCATTCCCTCTCACACCGCGGtccccccacaaccccacactGAGGTCCCCCCATTCCCTCTCACACCGCAGtccccccacaaccccacaaTGGGGTCCCCCCATTCCCTCTCACACCGCGgcccccccacaaccccacaaTGGGGTCCCCCCATTCCCTCTCACACTGCAGTCCCCCCACGACCCCACAATGGGGTCCCCCCATTCC of the Gallus gallus isolate bGalGal1 chromosome 25, bGalGal1.mat.broiler.GRCg7b, whole genome shotgun sequence genome contains:
- the GATAD2B gene encoding transcriptional repressor p66-beta isoform X5 encodes the protein MRRERRSERFASRMDRMTEDALRLNLLKRSLDQADERDDVLAKRLKMEGHEAMERLKMLALLKRKDLSGIEVPHELPVKQDGVKVYEEKLNGSLRPHGDGRTAGRPGKENINDEPVDMSARRSDQDRGRLTPSPDIIVLSDNEASSPRSSSRMEERLKAANLEMFKGKSIEERQQLIKQLRDELRLEEARLVLLKKLRQSQLQKENVVQKTPVVQNAASIVQPSPAHVGQQGLSKLPSRPGAQGVEPQNLRTLQGHSVIRSATNTTLPHMLMSQRVIAPNPAQLQGQRVPPKPGLIRTTTPSMNPAINYQPQSSSSVPCQRTSSSAIYMNLASHIQPGTVNRVSSPLPSPSALSDAANSQAAAKLALRKQLEKTLLEIPPPKPPAPLLHFLPSAANSEFIYMVGLEEVVQSVIDSQGKSCASFLRVEPFVCAQCRTDFTPHWKQEKNGKILCEQCMTSNQKKALKAEHTNRLKNAFVKALQQEQEIEQRLQQQAALSPTAAPAVSSVGKQENIMRHHTLRQAPQPQSSLQRGIPTSARSMLSNFAQAPQLSVAGGLLGMPGVNIAYLNAGIGGHKASSLADRQREYLLDMIPPRSISQSISGQK
- the GATAD2B gene encoding transcriptional repressor p66-beta isoform X1 — encoded protein: MDRMTEDALRLNLLKRSLDQADERDDVLAKRLKMEGHEAMERLKMLALLKRKDLSGIEVPHELPVKQDGVKVYEEKLNGSLRPHGDGRTAGRPGKENINDEPVDMSARRSDQDRGRLTPSPDIIVLSDNEASSPRSSSRMEERLKAANLEMFKGKSIEERQQLIKQLRDELRLEEARLVLLKKLRQSQLQKENVVQKTPVVQNAASIVQPSPAHVGQQGLSKLPSRPGAQGVEPQNLRTLQGHSVIRSATNTTLPHMLMSQRVIAPNPAQLQGQRVPPKPGLIRTTTPSMNPAINYQPQSSSSVPCQRTSSSAIYMNLASHIQPGTVNRVSSPLPSPSALSDAANSQAAAKLALRKQLEKTLLEIPPPKPPAPLLHFLPSAANSEFIYMVGLEEVVQSVIDSQGKSCASFLRVEPFVCAQCRTDFTPHWKQEKNGKILCEQCMTSNQKKALKAEHTNRLKNAFVKALQQEQEIEQRLQQQAALSPTAAPAVSSVGKQENIMRHHTLRQAPQPQSSLQRGIPTSARSMLSNFAQAPQLSVAGGLLGMPGVNIAYLNAGIGGHKASSLADRQREYLLDMIPPRSISQSISGQK
- the GATAD2B gene encoding transcriptional repressor p66-beta isoform X2, producing the protein MDRMTEDALRLNLLKRSLDQADERDDVLAKRLKMEGHEAMERLKMLALLKRKDLSGIEVPHELPVKQDGVKVYEEKLNGSLRPHGDGRTAGRPGKENINDEPVDMSARRSDQDRGRLTPSPDIIVLSDNEASSPRSSSRMEERLKAANLEMFKGKSIEERQQLIKQLRDELRLEEARLVLLKKLRQSQLQKENVTPVVQNAASIVQPSPAHVGQQGLSKLPSRPGAQGVEPQNLRTLQGHSVIRSATNTTLPHMLMSQRVIAPNPAQLQGQRVPPKPGLIRTTTPSMNPAINYQPQSSSSVPCQRTSSSAIYMNLASHIQPGTVNRVSSPLPSPSALSDAANSQAAAKLALRKQLEKTLLEIPPPKPPAPLLHFLPSAANSEFIYMVGLEEVVQSVIDSQGKSCASFLRVEPFVCAQCRTDFTPHWKQEKNGKILCEQCMTSNQKKALKAEHTNRLKNAFVKALQQEQEIEQRLQQQAALSPTAAPAVSSVGKQENIMRHHTLRQAPQPQSSLQRGIPTSARSMLSNFAQAPQLSVAGGLLGMPGVNIAYLNAGIGGHKASSLADRQREYLLDMIPPRSISQSISGQK
- the GATAD2B gene encoding transcriptional repressor p66-beta isoform X3 encodes the protein MDRMTEDALRLNLLKRSLDQADERDDVLAKRLKMEGHEAMERLKMLALLKRKDLSGIEVPHELPVKQDGVKVYEEKLNGSLRPHGDGRTAGRPGKENINDEPVDMSARRSDQDRGRLTPSPDIIVLSDNEASSPRSSSRMEERLKAANLEMFKGKSIEERQQLIKQLRDELRLEEARLVLLKKLRQSQLQKENVVQKTPVVQNAASIVQPSPAHVGQQGLSKLPSRPGAQGVEPQNLRTLQGHSVIRSATNTTLPHMLMSQRVIAPNPAQLQGQRVPPKPGLIRTTTPSMNPAINYQPRTSSSAIYMNLASHIQPGTVNRVSSPLPSPSALSDAANSQAAAKLALRKQLEKTLLEIPPPKPPAPLLHFLPSAANSEFIYMVGLEEVVQSVIDSQGKSCASFLRVEPFVCAQCRTDFTPHWKQEKNGKILCEQCMTSNQKKALKAEHTNRLKNAFVKALQQEQEIEQRLQQQAALSPTAAPAVSSVGKQENIMRHHTLRQAPQPQSSLQRGIPTSARSMLSNFAQAPQLSVAGGLLGMPGVNIAYLNAGIGGHKASSLADRQREYLLDMIPPRSISQSISGQK